Proteins encoded by one window of Myxocyprinus asiaticus isolate MX2 ecotype Aquarium Trade chromosome 35, UBuf_Myxa_2, whole genome shotgun sequence:
- the LOC127426471 gene encoding peroxisome proliferator-activated receptor gamma coactivator-related protein 1-like isoform X8, protein MAAPHGVKLKYLKCDFMDSAATDAPPEDQGEFGKNNVSIFDLDVGKTSESLHGSLDPSILSIFQEKTSAHEQEVIISDRQLRPRRHLGIQSVTPQRSDGEKNRRGSKSRPVRTFRIESDTIFPHDELEFLADVVKHMHPYCIRIDLGEHARNTDVHMSSEEDEEVFVDVEGYEEHEENVLDQQELNPKACGSTLISVSVEDQNSVRKCPTGHFNTQEENMISLHENVTKTPQRSALVKSVAGRTKKTVSFAVNLTSVYEIPLDYEEPESNLPRSPSLYDSVEEYSNPGCDDSETASYKNDQKCDITSPQKPKSLSLQQYRLLRQKKQLPLEEQRMAHRTKWPSIPHVPRELLSILPDLKPQQMNLNTPEEISKRAAVHVKTSACRPKELTRSTCRDAVKVKSVGRTSVDLCVDPPNPAIVPLKPTRQGSDGVTMPSKIMTSHEVHITDQQTDNANVLQPQTQAVTVGTSEVNNLIPNNHKTDIRISRITDVTPIFDLVSMAIRPRTSVSGSPTRTEPQSSAPRRPMSVSMPSGGEQSQTTSGEIGIEATDLTSLLEQFETQDGHMLLEVSPDERQDRSKHCKLTDLSSTAGLTPPATPPHQIWRPLLPVKGMKHESMKSSPSKTIQIIEPRPLPASKTHSKPPYPTCTPAPNPALVCMDHDYCATRDTSNQCSKSSHSDMDARSNLTNLKESRNHCNERTVSEAPCLSGSVLLSPDSSPCRMDAFERAESLGGRSLRFSSRSPSPPDQGRGRSRRRGYGGQYRRSSSRSSCSSCSSFASSSSSSSSSSSRSRSRSPLRKRFRHSGSSSSSRSSSRSSSRSPLRKRGRPFSRSQSRSLCRSRSGSRSPKPDWNENHCRWKSRRQKELNRRHEEARKMSQQKAIEERRVVYVGGIRGSMLPSDLKDRFSLFGKVEDCTVHLRSHGDNYSFITYYNTDDAFDAIENGSKLRRADERPFDICFGGRRQFCKSNYADLDSNRDVDPTSKSHCDPLDFDTLLKQAKRGIKREKQGR, encoded by the exons ATGGCGGCGCCGCATGGCGTGAAACTGAAGTATTTAAAGTGTGATTTCATGGATAGTGCCGCAACAGACGCACCTCCGGAAGATCAG GGGGAGTTTGGGAAAAACAATGTCTCTATCTTTGATCTGGATGTTGGAAAGACCTCGGAGTCCCTCCATGGAAGCCTGGATCCTTCCATTTTATCCATCTTTCAGGAGAAGACATCGGCTCATGAG CAGGAGGTTATTATTTCAGACAGACAGTTGAGGCCTCGTCGCCACCTGGGGATTCAAAGCGTGACTCCACAGCGAAGTGACGGTGAGAAGAATCGGAGAGGGTCCAAGAGTCGTCCTGTGAGAACATTCCGGATTGAATCCGACACAATATTTCCACATGACGAGCTTGAATTCCTTGCAGATGTAGTAAAACACATGCACCCGTACTGCATCAGGATTGATCTAGGGGAACATGCCAGAAACACTGATGTCCACATGTCTTCAGAGGAGGATGAGGAGGTGTTTGTTGATGTTGAGGGTTATGAGGAACATGAGGAGAACGTTCTGGACCAACAAGAGCTGAATCCAAAAGCATGTGGTTCAACTCTGATATCTGTATCAGTCGAGGATCAAAATTCAGTGAGAAAGTGTCCCACTGGCCACTTTAACACCCAGGAAGAAAACATGATATCTTTGCATGAAAATGTTACAAAGACGCCACAACGCAGTGCTTTAGTCAAAAGTGTTGCAGGTCGGACAAAGAAAACTGTAAGCTTTGCTGTAAATTTAACCTCCGTTTATGAGATTCCACTTGATTACGAGGAGCCGGAGTCCAATTTGCCGAGATCACCATCGTTGTACGACAGTGTAGAAGAATATTCTAACCCTGGGTGCGATGACTCGGAAACCGCATCTTATAAAAATGATCAAAAGTGTGACATCACTTCCCCTCAGAAGCCCAAATCACTCAGTCTGCAGCAGTACCGCCTCCTCAGACAGAAAAAGCAACTTCCTCTGGAGGAACAACGGATGGCCCATCGGACAAAATGGCCCTCCATTCCCCACGTTCCCAGGGAACTTTTGTCCATCTTGCCGGACTTGAAACCCCAGCAGATGAACTTAAATACACCTGAAGAGATCTCAAAACGAGCAGCTGTTCATGTGAAGACATCTGCATGCAGGCCAAAGGAACTTACACGCTCCACATGCAGAGATGCTGTGAAGGTCAAGAGTGTGGGCAGAACATCTGTAGATCTTTGCGTTGATCCACCAAATCCTGCCATAGTGCCCCTGAAACCCACACGACAAGGGTCAGATGGAGTTACAATGCCTTCTAAAATAATGACATCACATGAAGTTCATATCACTGACCAGCAGACTGATAATGCTAACGTTCTACAACCCCAAACACAAGCAGTGACTGTGGGCACCTCAGAAGTGAACAATTTGATTCCAAACAATCACAAGACAGATATTCGCATTTCTCGGATCACTGATGTCACACCCATTTTTGACCTCGTCTCAATGGCCATCAGACCCAGAACTTCTGTCTCCGGGTCACCTACGAGAACTGAACCACAATCGTCGGCTCCGAGGAGACCGATGTCTGTTTCGATGCCCAGCGGAGGAGAGCAGAGCCAGACCACATCTGGTGAAATCG GTATAGAGGCCACAGACTTGACAAGTCTTTTGGAGCAGTTTGAAACTCAAG ATGGGCACATGCTTCTAGAAGTTTCTCCAGATGAGCGCCAGGACCGATCAAAGCACTGTAAACTCACTGATCTGAGCAGCACTGCAG GACTGACCCCACCAGCGACACCACCTCATCAGATCTGGAGGCCCCTGTTGCCTGTTAAGGGCATGAAACATGAATCTATGAAGTCGTCACCCAGTAAAACCATTCAAATCATTGAGCCTCGCCCGCTGCCGGCCAGTAAAACTCATTCAAAACCTCCATATCCCACCTGCACTCCGGCCCCAAACCCTGCACTAGTGTGCATGGACCACGACTACTGTGCAACTCGGGACACTTCAAATCAGTGCAGTAAATCGTCACATTCAGATATGGATGCACGTTCAAACCTCACTAACCTGAAAGAGTCGAGGAATCATTGTAATGAAAGGACGGTGTCAGAGGCACCGTGTCTCTCTGGTTCAGTGCTGCTCTCTCCAGACAGCTCCCCCTGCAGGATGGATGCGTTTGAGCGTGCGGAGTCTCTGGGGGGGCGGTCCTTGCGGTTTTCCTCTCGGTCGCCCAGCCCACCAGACCAGGGAAGGGGGCGGAGCAGGAGGCGGGGTTACGGCGGCCAATACCGGCGCTCCAGTTCCAGGTCGTCTTGCTCTTCTTGTTCTTCAtttgcatcatcatcatcatcatcatcatcttcatcctctCGTTCCAGGTCTCGCTCTCCACTGAGAAAGAG GTTCAGGCATTCTGGGAGCAGTTCCTCATCACGCTCTAGTTCACGCTCATCATCTCGCTCTCCTCTTCGCAAGCGTGGACGTCCCTTCTCCAGATCACAATCCAGATCTTTATGTCGTTCTCGTTCTGGTTCACGCTCACCTAAACCGGATTGGAACGAGAATCATTGCAGATGGAAGAG TCGTAGACAGAAGGAACTGAACCGCCGACATGAAGAGGCTCGTAAAATGAGCCAACAGAAAGCTATC GAGGAGCGCAGGGTCGTGTATGTGGGTGGTATTCGTGGAAGTATGTTGCCCTCTGACCTCAAAGATCGATTCTCGCTGTTCGGGAAAGTTGAGGACTGTACAGTCCACCTCAGGAGTCACGG AGATAACTACAGTTTTATCACATACTACAATACAGACGATGCTTTCGACGCTATTGAGAACGGCAGCAAACTAAGGCGTGCAGATGAGCGGCCCTTCGACATCTGCTTTGGTGGCCGACGGCAGTTTTGCAAATCCAACTATGCAGATTTAG ACTCCAACCGGGACGTTGACCCGACGTCGAAGAGCCACTGTGACCCGCTGGACTTTGACACACTACTGAAACAGGCGAAGAGAGGGATAAAGAGAGAGAAGCAAGGAAGATGA
- the LOC127426471 gene encoding peroxisome proliferator-activated receptor gamma coactivator-related protein 1-like isoform X2, which translates to MAAPHGVKLKYLKCDFMDSAATDAPPEDQGEFGKNNVSIFDLDVGKTSESLHGSLDPSILSIFQEKTSAHEVCNRMDAESEASLLSALTEILDSVDVETLSPFDTLPDSEIFSAQKGPNHTSSPDRTAAFRDPNLPQSAVSKSGREVIISDRQLRPRRHLGIQSVTPQRSDGEKNRRGSKSRPVRTFRIESDTIFPHDELEFLADVVKHMHPYCIRIDLGEHARNTDVHMSSEEDEEVFVDVEGYEEHEENVLDQQELNPKACGSTLISVSVEDQNSVRKCPTGHFNTQEENMISLHENVTKTPQRSALVKSVAGRTKKTVSFAVNLTSVYEIPLDYEEPESNLPRSPSLYDSVEEYSNPGCDDSETASYKNDQKCDITSPQKPKSLSLQQYRLLRQKKQLPLEEQRMAHRTKWPSIPHVPRELLSILPDLKPQQMNLNTPEEISKRAAVHVKTSACRPKELTRSTCRDAVKVKSVGRTSVDLCVDPPNPAIVPLKPTRQGSDGVTMPSKIMTSHEVHITDQQTDNANVLQPQTQAVTVGTSEVNNLIPNNHKTDIRISRITDVTPIFDLVSMAIRPRTSVSGSPTRTEPQSSAPRRPMSVSMPSGGEQSQTTSGEIGIEATDLTSLLEQFETQDGHMLLEVSPDERQDRSKHCKLTDLSSTAGLTPPATPPHQIWRPLLPVKGMKHESMKSSPSKTIQIIEPRPLPASKTHSKPPYPTCTPAPNPALVCMDHDYCATRDTSNQCSKSSHSDMDARSNLTNLKESRNHCNERTVSEAPCLSGSVLLSPDSSPCRMDAFERAESLGGRSLRFSSRSPSPPDQGRGRSRRRGYGGQYRRSSSRSSCSSCSSFASSSSSSSSSSSRSRSRSPLRKRFRHSGSSSSSRSSSRSSSRSPLRKRGRPFSRSQSRSLCRSRSGSRSPKPDWNENHCRWKSRRQKELNRRHEEARKMSQQKAIEERRVVYVGGIRGSMLPSDLKDRFSLFGKVEDCTVHLRSHGDNYSFITYYNTDDAFDAIENGSKLRRADERPFDICFGGRRQFCKSNYADLDSNRDVDPTSKSHCDPLDFDTLLKQAKRGIKREKQGR; encoded by the exons ATGGCGGCGCCGCATGGCGTGAAACTGAAGTATTTAAAGTGTGATTTCATGGATAGTGCCGCAACAGACGCACCTCCGGAAGATCAG GGGGAGTTTGGGAAAAACAATGTCTCTATCTTTGATCTGGATGTTGGAAAGACCTCGGAGTCCCTCCATGGAAGCCTGGATCCTTCCATTTTATCCATCTTTCAGGAGAAGACATCGGCTCATGAG GTGTGTAACAGAATGGATGCAGAGAGCGAAGCGTCGTTGCTTTCCGCTCTGACAGAGATTTTAGACAGCGTGGATGTGGAGACGCTGTCACCGTTCGACACTCTGCCAGACTCTGAGATTTTTTCAGCACAAAAAGGTCCTAACCACACG TCGTCTCCTGATCGGACAGCTGCTTTTCGAGACCCAAATCTCCCTCAGTCAGCAGTCTCAAAGTCAGGAAGA GAGGTTATTATTTCAGACAGACAGTTGAGGCCTCGTCGCCACCTGGGGATTCAAAGCGTGACTCCACAGCGAAGTGACGGTGAGAAGAATCGGAGAGGGTCCAAGAGTCGTCCTGTGAGAACATTCCGGATTGAATCCGACACAATATTTCCACATGACGAGCTTGAATTCCTTGCAGATGTAGTAAAACACATGCACCCGTACTGCATCAGGATTGATCTAGGGGAACATGCCAGAAACACTGATGTCCACATGTCTTCAGAGGAGGATGAGGAGGTGTTTGTTGATGTTGAGGGTTATGAGGAACATGAGGAGAACGTTCTGGACCAACAAGAGCTGAATCCAAAAGCATGTGGTTCAACTCTGATATCTGTATCAGTCGAGGATCAAAATTCAGTGAGAAAGTGTCCCACTGGCCACTTTAACACCCAGGAAGAAAACATGATATCTTTGCATGAAAATGTTACAAAGACGCCACAACGCAGTGCTTTAGTCAAAAGTGTTGCAGGTCGGACAAAGAAAACTGTAAGCTTTGCTGTAAATTTAACCTCCGTTTATGAGATTCCACTTGATTACGAGGAGCCGGAGTCCAATTTGCCGAGATCACCATCGTTGTACGACAGTGTAGAAGAATATTCTAACCCTGGGTGCGATGACTCGGAAACCGCATCTTATAAAAATGATCAAAAGTGTGACATCACTTCCCCTCAGAAGCCCAAATCACTCAGTCTGCAGCAGTACCGCCTCCTCAGACAGAAAAAGCAACTTCCTCTGGAGGAACAACGGATGGCCCATCGGACAAAATGGCCCTCCATTCCCCACGTTCCCAGGGAACTTTTGTCCATCTTGCCGGACTTGAAACCCCAGCAGATGAACTTAAATACACCTGAAGAGATCTCAAAACGAGCAGCTGTTCATGTGAAGACATCTGCATGCAGGCCAAAGGAACTTACACGCTCCACATGCAGAGATGCTGTGAAGGTCAAGAGTGTGGGCAGAACATCTGTAGATCTTTGCGTTGATCCACCAAATCCTGCCATAGTGCCCCTGAAACCCACACGACAAGGGTCAGATGGAGTTACAATGCCTTCTAAAATAATGACATCACATGAAGTTCATATCACTGACCAGCAGACTGATAATGCTAACGTTCTACAACCCCAAACACAAGCAGTGACTGTGGGCACCTCAGAAGTGAACAATTTGATTCCAAACAATCACAAGACAGATATTCGCATTTCTCGGATCACTGATGTCACACCCATTTTTGACCTCGTCTCAATGGCCATCAGACCCAGAACTTCTGTCTCCGGGTCACCTACGAGAACTGAACCACAATCGTCGGCTCCGAGGAGACCGATGTCTGTTTCGATGCCCAGCGGAGGAGAGCAGAGCCAGACCACATCTGGTGAAATCG GTATAGAGGCCACAGACTTGACAAGTCTTTTGGAGCAGTTTGAAACTCAAG ATGGGCACATGCTTCTAGAAGTTTCTCCAGATGAGCGCCAGGACCGATCAAAGCACTGTAAACTCACTGATCTGAGCAGCACTGCAG GACTGACCCCACCAGCGACACCACCTCATCAGATCTGGAGGCCCCTGTTGCCTGTTAAGGGCATGAAACATGAATCTATGAAGTCGTCACCCAGTAAAACCATTCAAATCATTGAGCCTCGCCCGCTGCCGGCCAGTAAAACTCATTCAAAACCTCCATATCCCACCTGCACTCCGGCCCCAAACCCTGCACTAGTGTGCATGGACCACGACTACTGTGCAACTCGGGACACTTCAAATCAGTGCAGTAAATCGTCACATTCAGATATGGATGCACGTTCAAACCTCACTAACCTGAAAGAGTCGAGGAATCATTGTAATGAAAGGACGGTGTCAGAGGCACCGTGTCTCTCTGGTTCAGTGCTGCTCTCTCCAGACAGCTCCCCCTGCAGGATGGATGCGTTTGAGCGTGCGGAGTCTCTGGGGGGGCGGTCCTTGCGGTTTTCCTCTCGGTCGCCCAGCCCACCAGACCAGGGAAGGGGGCGGAGCAGGAGGCGGGGTTACGGCGGCCAATACCGGCGCTCCAGTTCCAGGTCGTCTTGCTCTTCTTGTTCTTCAtttgcatcatcatcatcatcatcatcatcttcatcctctCGTTCCAGGTCTCGCTCTCCACTGAGAAAGAG GTTCAGGCATTCTGGGAGCAGTTCCTCATCACGCTCTAGTTCACGCTCATCATCTCGCTCTCCTCTTCGCAAGCGTGGACGTCCCTTCTCCAGATCACAATCCAGATCTTTATGTCGTTCTCGTTCTGGTTCACGCTCACCTAAACCGGATTGGAACGAGAATCATTGCAGATGGAAGAG TCGTAGACAGAAGGAACTGAACCGCCGACATGAAGAGGCTCGTAAAATGAGCCAACAGAAAGCTATC GAGGAGCGCAGGGTCGTGTATGTGGGTGGTATTCGTGGAAGTATGTTGCCCTCTGACCTCAAAGATCGATTCTCGCTGTTCGGGAAAGTTGAGGACTGTACAGTCCACCTCAGGAGTCACGG AGATAACTACAGTTTTATCACATACTACAATACAGACGATGCTTTCGACGCTATTGAGAACGGCAGCAAACTAAGGCGTGCAGATGAGCGGCCCTTCGACATCTGCTTTGGTGGCCGACGGCAGTTTTGCAAATCCAACTATGCAGATTTAG ACTCCAACCGGGACGTTGACCCGACGTCGAAGAGCCACTGTGACCCGCTGGACTTTGACACACTACTGAAACAGGCGAAGAGAGGGATAAAGAGAGAGAAGCAAGGAAGATGA